ACGAGCTGGACTCAACGTATGTGGTCAGAGGCCGAACCGATCTACGCCGCGATCTTGGAGCACCCGTTCCTGACGGGTCTCACGGCAGCCTCGCTACCGCCGGATCGGTTCGCCTACTACGTGGCCCAGGATGCCCACTACCTGCGCGACTACGCCCGAACGCTCGCGGTGCTGGCAGCGAAGGCGCCGACGCATGCCGCCGCCGGGATGTTCGCCCGGCACGCGGCGGGAACCGTGGACGTCGAGCTCGAGCTGCACAGCACGTTGCTGCCCCAGCTCGGGCTCGATCCCGCCGAGCTGGACCAGATCCCGGTGTCTCCCACCACGCTGAGCTACACCAGCTACCTGCTGGCGACGGTCCATGGAGGCAGCTTCGCCGAGGGGCTGGCCGCGGTGCTGCCGTGCTACTGGATCTACGCCCGGGTCGGGGCGGCGCTGCTGGAGCAGGGGTCGTCGGACCCCCGCTACCAGCGCTGGATCGACACCTACGCCGGTGAGGAGTTCACCGCGACCGTGGCCGAGGTCCTCGCTTTCGCTGACGCGATCGGCGAGGGACTCAGCGCGGACGAGGACCGCAGGGCGGGCAAGCACTTCACCGTCACGGCCCGTTATGAGTGGATGTTCTGGGACGCGGCCTGGCGAGCCGAGCAATGGCCCGACCTCAAGGAGCAAGGGTCTGATCTCAAGGGGCATGGGTCTGATCTCAAAGGGCAAGGGTCTGATCTCAAGGAACCGGGGACGGAATCGATGGGGCAGTGGTGAGCGGGTTCCGGATCTCTGGGGCTCGCGAGCAGGTCGAGCTGCTGCGCCTGACCGCCCTGCACGATCTCGACGTGCTGGACCAGCCCCGCACCCCGGAGCTGGACGGCCTGGCCCGGCTGGCCGCCTTCGTGTGCGGGACGCCGACCGCGATGGTGAACCTGATCGACGCCGCCAGGCAGTTCCCGGCGGCCGCGTACGGCTTCGAGCCGGTCGAGTCCAGCCGGCTGGACTCGATGTGCAACACCAGCATCCAGTGCCTGGACGTCAGCTACACCGCCGACGCCGCCGTCGATCCGCGGTGGTCGGACAACCCGTTCGTCACCGGCGTGCTGGATCGGGTCCGGCTCTACGCGGCCGCCCCGCTGATCCTGGGCGGCGGCGAGGTCATCGGCACGGTTTGCGCGTTCAGCGGCCGTCCCCAGGAGCTGACCCGCCTGCAGCTGGAGCGGCTGCGCGACGTCGCCGACCAGGCGGTGCTGGTGCTCCAGCTCCGCGAGGACGCCGCCCGCCTGGGCCACGCCGCGACCCGTGACCACCTCACCGGCCTGCCCAACCGTGCCCTGTTCTCCGAAGCCCTGACCCTCGCGATGGCCAAGCATCAACGTGGCTTGGCGACGCCGAGCGTGATCTTTCTCGACATCGACCGATTCAAGGCCGTCAACGACACCTACGGTCACGCGGTCGGTGATGAGTTGTTGCGCGCCGTGGCGCAGCGGCTGCTGGCCACCGTCCGCGCCTCGGACCTGCTGGCCCGGCTGTCCGGGGACGAGCTGGTCGTCCTGTCCGAAGGCGCCAGCGGTGATGTCGACGGGGCTCAGTTCCTGGTCCGGCGGCTGCAGCAGGCCTTCGCCGAGCCGTTCCAGCTGTCCTGCGGTGAGCTGTGGATCAGCGCCTCGGTGGGCGCGGCCACCGCCATCGCCGGTGAGAGCCCGGCCGAGGTGCTGGCCCGTGCGGATGCCGCGATGTATGAGTACAAGCACCTGCGCAACGCCCGGCTGCGCTGACGATCTCCAAGCCGACGCCGGCGGCAGTCCGCACCCGGCAGGCGTCGCCGTAACCGCAGCGTGAAAGAACCGCTGGTCACGTTGGGCGCCCGGTGCAACCATTGCCCCGGCCAGACGTCTCTGGAGGTAGCACCACGAATCGCCGATGGTGCGCCGAGCCGGGGACGGTGGCCATGAGGACGACGATGGTGCGCAACAAGGATGTGCCGGTTCGGCTCTCGCCGGTGGACGACGCCGACTCCGCGGTGGCCGCGCTGTTCGGCTCCCATCGGCTGGCGATGGTGCGGTTGGCGCTGCTGCTCGTCGATGATCTCGAGACCAGCGAGGACGTGGTGCAGGAGGCCTTCGCGTCCCTGCACCGGCGCTGGCCGTCGCTGGCTGACCGCGAGGCGGCGGTCGGTTACCTGCGCAGCTGCGTGCTGAACGGCTCCCGTTCGGTGCTGCGCCGGCGCCGCACGGTCCGCCGCAATCCCCAACCCGAGGCCGGAACCCTGACGGTCGAAGCCGCCGACGGCCGCCTGATGCTGGCCGAGGAGCACCGCGAGGTGATCGCCGCGCTGCAACGGTTACCACGCCGGCAACGGGAGGTGATCGTGCTGCGCTACTGGTCAGAACTGACCGAAGCACAGGTCGCGGCCACGCTCGGCATCTCGCTGGGAGCCGTCAAATCCAACGCGTTCCACGGTCGCCAGGCGATCGCGGCAGCACTCGGAGGTGCCGAATGAACACGATCGACGACCGGATCTCAGCCGCCCTGCATGCGCAGGCGCACACGCTGACCGAAGACGACCTGTCACTGGCAAACCCTCCGGCCAGCCGTTGGCTGCAGCCCGAACGGCCACGCTGGACGGCGCCGTTGCTGGCCGCGGCGGTCGTGGGCGCCGTGGCGGTGGGCACCATCACCGCGGTGCAGGTGAGCCGCTCCAACTCTGCCCGTCCGGTCATCCCGCCGGCCGTGTCCGTGCTGCCCTCGTCCAGCGTGCCGCCGGCGCCGACCCCGACAGCCACCCAGCCGGCGCCGTCGCAGTCGGCTACTACCCAGCCCACCCCGTCGGCGACCTCGCCGGTCCCGTCGCACACCGCGACGTCAGCCGCGCCGTCCGCTACGGCGACCAGCCCGTCAGCGTCAGCCTCGGCGACGGCCACGCCGTCGCAGTTCCCGCCGCCCGTGTACGAGCGCTACCAGCCGCTGTGGCCGTTCGGCAGCCTGTGGGCCGCTGAGCAATGGCGGACCAAGGGAGGAGGCTCCCAGCCGTGGCACCTCGATCCCGAGGAGACCGCGCTGAACTTCACCCGCTCCTACCTCGGGTTCACCGAACTCGACCAGGTGACCGCGACGTTCTTCGACGACCTGGGCGCGCACATCGGGATCGGCTACCGCGACCCGAACGGCGTCCAGCGCACGGCGGCCACCCTGCGCCTGGTCCAGTACGGCACCGCCAGCGACTCACCGTGGGTGGTGGTCGGCAGTGACGACACCACGCTGACGCTGGAGAAGCCGGCCTACGGCTCGAAGGTGAGCTCGCCGATGACCATCGGCGGCCACATCAGCGGCGTCGATGAGAACATCGTGGTCTCGGTGCTGCGGATGACCAGCACCGGGAGCGACCGCACCGAACTGGCACGGGTGCCGGCGGGCGGTGACCGCGCCCCCTGGACGACCGGGCCGGTTTCATTCACCCAACGTGGGGTGTTGACCATCGTGGCAAGCACCGGTGGACACCTGCAACAGGTAGAGCGGTTCGCTATCCACGGTGTTCGCGCCTGATAGCGAGCCTGGTGAGAAAGTCCAGCGCTAGGTCAGCATTGCTTGGCGGCACTGCTGACCTGGCGCCGGACCTTGTGAGCGGGAACCTTGTGTGCGGGAACCTTGTGTGCGGGAACCGGTGTGCGGGAACCGGTGTGCGGGAACCGTTCGCGGGGCCGGTCAGCGCGGCGCCCGGTGGGTGGCCAGCACCGCTTCGAGGTCACTGAGCTCGGCGCGCAGTTCCTCCGCGCGCTGCTGTGCCTGCAGCCGCGCGGTCTCGTTGATCTCGGCCACCGCTTCGGACAAGCCCGCCTGAGCGAGCAGCTCGGCGATCGCGGTCACCACGCCCGGAGCGATCGGGACGTTCTTGATGATCGTCCGGGCGCCGCGGCTGGCGCTCACCGACCAGGACGCACCGGTCGAGCTGATCGTCACGTTGACCGCCGGGGCGGCCGGAGCCTTGCGCCGCCGACCGGCTGCCGTGGTCGCGGCGCCAGCCGCCCTCGCCGGAGCGGCCGGTGGCGCTGAGCCTGCCGCCGCCGGAGCGGCCGTTGCCTGCGCTGCTTGAGGCGGCGCCGCCTGGGACGGCACCGCCTGGGACGGTGCTGCCTGTGAGGCTGCCGGAGCCGGCGCTGCCGAGGTGGGTGCGGGCCCCCCGGCGCGAGCCCGGCCACCGGCCGTCCCAGCCTGCGCCATCCCGGTCCGCGCAGTCCCGGCCCGCGCCGTCCCGGTCCGCGCAGTCCCGGCCCGCGCAGTCCCGGTCCGCGCCGTCCCGGTTCCGCCGGCCGAGCTGGCGCGGGCTTTGCCGATGCTCAGCTCGGCGGGGGCGAAGGCCAGCTCATCGGTGACGCCGTTGACCTTGACCCGCACCGTCAGAAAGTCGGCCCCGTCGACGGCCGGGTCGCCGATCCGCACGACCGTGCCGGAGGCGCCGGCCTCGAACTGCGGCCCGGACAGCGCGACCCGGGGCCGCCGTCCCTCGCTGAGCTGGCCGCGCAGTCGCGCCACGTCCTCCTCGGTCAAGCCGGCGGCCTTCTTACGCCGTGGGGGCATCGGCTGTCCTCCTGCCTCGGCGCTCCGGTCAGCTCCGGTCAGCGCGGCTCAATGCGGTAAGCGTCGGGTTGACATCGCAAAGTCTGTCATTGCGTGCTGTCCGGTTGGCCCGTGAGGTCCCTTTCGGTGGCCGGAAGCGCCGGCAGGCTGTACAGGTCCAGCCGGCGCACCAGCTGATCGATCAGCAACGGATCCACGCCGCGCTCGGATCGGGCGGTGAGCAGTTCCTCCCGCGCGGCGCTGAGCATCTGTCGCAGCCCGATCAGGAAGTCAGCGCGATCGGAAGCCTTGCCGGTGCGCGAGGTGTGCTGGGAGTCGCTGCTCAGCTGGGCGTTGAGCCGCACCAGCAGATCGGTCGGAAAGGCGTTGAGCCGGTCCCAGACCTCGACCCCGAAGTCCCGCTCGTCCTGCAGGCGGTTGAGCGCCTCGGCTGCCGCGTGCGCGGCTCGCTCGGCCAGCACCGCCTCGGCCTCGTCGTTGTCCCGGGCGCTGGGCCGGACGCCGAGCAGCTTCACCACGGTCGGCAGCGTCAGGCCCTGCAGCACCAGGGTCACCAGCACCACCGAGAAGGCGATGAACAGGATCCGGTCCCGAGCCGGGAAGGGGGTGCCGTCGTCGGTCACGGTGGGAATGGCCAGGGCGAGCGCGACGGTGGCCACCCCGCGCATGCCGGCCCACCACACCACCACCGTCTCGCGCCAGCCGATCGGGACGTCGGTGTCGCGCTGGCGCTGCAACCGGCGGCTCGCGCTCCGGCCGCTGAGCGCGTCGTCGAGGGCCCCGGCCTGCAACCGTTGATAGAACCGTTTGGCCAGCAGCACCGAGGGCAGCAGGTAGAGCAGCCGCACCACCACTACCACCCCGACGACGGCCACCGTCTCGCCCACCAGTGACGTCCAGCGCGCCCCGATCGCCTCGAACGCGGTCTGGAACTCCAGGCCCACCAGGCCGAAGGCGATGCCGGTCACCAGGGTCTGGGTCATCGACCAGAACGTGTCGGTGGTCAAGCGGCCGTGCGCGTCAGCGGCGTCGACCGGCCGTGACACCGAGTACAGCGTGTAGATCAGCACCGCCAGCACCCCGGAACCGTGCAGCTCCTCGGCCATCACGTAGGTCGCGGTCGGCGCCAGCACCGACAGCAGCACCTGCGGCCGCGGGTCGGCCGAGCCCAGCAGCGCGATCAGCCGGGTGAACCCCCAGCCGAAGCCGAAGCCGACCACCACGGCCAGCCCCGCCGCGAGCAGCAGCCTGGTCGCGGCCTGGCCCGGCGTGAGCGAGCCGCCGACCACCGCGGCGATGGCCACCTGGTAGAGCACCAGCGCGGCCACGTCGTTGAACAGGCCCTCGCCTTCGAGCATCGACACCAGCCGCCGTGGCAGGTTCAGCTTGGCGGCGATCGCGGTGGCCGCGACCGGGTCCGGCGGTGACACCAGGGCGCCCAGCGCCACCGCTCCGGCCAGCGAGATCCCGGGCACCACCGCGGAGGCGACGTAGGCCACCGCGGCGGTGGTCACCATGACCAGGGCCACCGCCAGCAGCAGGATCGGCCGGGCGTTGGCGGCCCAGAACCGCCATGATGTCTTGCGGGCAGCGGCGTAGAGCAGCGGTGGCAGCACCAACGGCAGGATCAGGTCCGGGTCGACGTACACCTGCGGCACCTGCGGAATCGCGGCCAGCACGATTCCGAAGAGGGTGACCAGCACCGGCCAGGGCACGTTGATCTTCGTCGAGAGCGGTATGAACACCGCGGTCGCAAACAGGACGGCGGCAATCAATGCGAGCTGGTCCACGCCATCACCTCCGTCCAGGACCACAAACTTACCGGTCGGCGCGAGGTGGCTCAGCCTTCGAGCAAGCCGCTTGATCGCCAGGGCGTCATTCCGGGCGGAGCACCGTCCGCAATCTGTCGAGGACGGCGATGTCCTCGATGGTGGACGGGACCACCGGTTCGCCACCATCGGCGAGCTGGCGCATCGTCGCGCGCAGGATCTTTCCCGACCGGGTCTTGGGCAGGCCGGCGACGACGTCGACCCGTGACAGTGATGCTATCGGTCCGACCACCTCACGCACCCGGGCGCTGAGTTCGGCGGCGAGCTGCTCGGGCGAGCCGGACCAGCCGCTCTTGGTGACCACCAGGGCGCGTGGCACCTGGCCCTTCAAGGCGTCCTCGACGCCGATCACCGCGCACTCGGCGACGGCGGGATGCTCGGCCAGCGCCGCCTCCAGCTGGCCGGAGGAGAGCCGGTGGCCGGCCACGTTCATCACGTCATCGGTGCGCCCGAGCACGAACAGGTAGCCGTCGGAGTCGAGGTAACCGCCGTCACCGGTCAGGTAGTAACCCTCGAACGCGGACAGGTAGGACTCGAGGTAGCGCTGGTCATCGCCCCAGACCTGCTGGCTGACGCCCGGTGGCAGTGGCAGCTTCAGGCAGATCGCGCCCTCCTCGCCGGCGCCCAGTTGCCGGCGGTCCGCCCCGAGGATCCGCACGTCGTAGCCCGGCACCGGCACCGTCGGCGAGCCGGGCTTGATCGGCATCGGCTCGAGCCCACGCAGGTTGGCCGCGATCGGCCAGCCGGTCTCGGTCTGCCACCAGTGGTCCACCACCGCGATGCCCAGCCGGGCGCTGGCCCATTCGTAGGTCGCCGGGTCCAGCCGCTCACCGGCCAGGAACAGCGTCCGCAACGAGCTGAGGTCATATCCCGCGGTCAGCTCGCCGTCCGGGTCCTCGCGCTTGACCGCGCGAATGGCGGTCGGTGAGGTGAACAGCGCCTTGACCCGGTAGTCGGCGACCAGCCGCCAGAACGCCCCGGCGTCCGGGGTGCCGACTGGCTTGCCCTCGTAGAGCACGGTCGTGGCACCGGTGAGCAGCGGGGCGTACACGATGTAGGAATGCCCGACCACCCAGCCGACGTCGCTGGCGGTCAGCATCACCTCGCCCGGGCCGACGTCGTAGATGTTGGCCATCGACCACCGCAACGCCACGGCATGCCCGCCGTTGTCCCGGACGATGCCCTTGGGCCGGCCGGTCGTTCCGGAGGTGTAGAGAATGTAGAGCGGGTCGGTGGCCTTCAGCTCGACGCATTCGGCCGGGGCGATCAGCTGGGACCTCATCAGCTCCCGCCAGTCCAGGTCGCGCTCGGTCATGCTGGCCTGCAGCTGCGGACGCTGCAGGATGAGGCAGCTCTCCGGCTGGTGGCTGGAAAGTTCCAGGGCCCGGTCGAGCAGCGGCTTGTACTCGACCAGCCGGCTCGGTTCGATGCCGCAGGACGCCGAGACGATCACCTTGGGCCGGGCGTCGTCGATGCGGGCGGACAGCTCGTTGGCGGCGAAGCCGCCGAAGACCACCGAGTGCACCGCGCCGATCCGGGCGCAGCCCAGCATCGCGATCACCGCTTCGGGGACCATCGGCAGGTAGATCAGCACCCGGTCGCCCTGGTCGACGCCGAGCGCGCGCAGCACCCCGGCGAACTTTGCGCTCAGCTCGGTGAGCTCGGTGTAGCTGAACTCCTTTAGCGTGTCGGTGACCGGCGAGTCATAGACCAGGGCCGGCTGCTCGCCCCGGCCGGCCACCACGTGCCGGTCCAGGGCGTTGTAGCAGGTGTTGAGGGTGGCGTCGGGAAACCACCGGGAGAACGGGGCGCCCGTCGGGTCCAGCACCACCGAGGGCTTGTGGATCCAGTTGATCGCGGTGGCCGCCTGCGCCCAGAACCGGTCAGGGTCCTCCAGGCTCAGCCGGTAGTCCTGCGCGTAGCTCATGTAGCGGATAGTGCCGTACCCGTTGCGTGATCGCCACGGCTGCGGATGGTGGGACTCAGAAGGCGACGGCGATGCCGATGATCACTACGTGGGCGTTGCCGCCCCAGGTCAGCGCCGCGGCCGGACGACGCTCTGCCGATCCCTACACTCGAGGCCATGCCGTCCGAGCTTTCACCGCGGCTGGCAGCTGTCGTGGATGCCCTGCCGCTCACCCCACAGTCGCGCGTGTTGGAGATCGGATGTGGGTCCGGCGCCGCCGCGCGTGCCATCGCACGCCGGCTGGACAGCGGTCACATCCTCGCGATCGACCGATCTGCCAAGGCAGTGGCACAGGCGCGCGCCGGCTCGGTGAGCGAGATCGCCTCTGGACGCATGACTGTCCGCCACAGTGCTGTGGAGTCATTCGTTCTGGAACCCGAGGACCTTCCTTTCGACATCGTCTTCGCCGTGCGGGTAGGTGCGCTCGACGGCCGCCATCCCGCCGCGGGCCGGCAAGCGATGTCGCGCATCAGAACCGCGCTCGCGCCAGGTGGCCGGGTGTTCATCGACAGCGGCCGGACGTTTCACGAGCTGGACGTCACAGATCGTGAGTGGTCGGTCCGCTAGCAAGCCAGCGCAGTAGCCTCGGTCAGCGACGCATCGACAGCAGGAGTTTGCCGGGGAGGGGAGTCATCAGATGCAGCGGTACCTGATTTCGTTCGACGACGGCTCGATGGACCACATCCCGGACGAGGACTTGCCTGAGGTGGGTGAGAGGACGCGCGCAGTGGTCCAGGAAGCCAAGGACGCAGGAGTCTGGATCTTCGGCGCCGGCGTTGAGCGCCAGAGGGCGACCATCGTGGCCATCGACGGAACAGCCACGGACGGCCCCGACCCGAGGACGAAGGCGGGCATCGGCGGGTTTTCGATCATCGAGGTGCCCTCTCGTGAGGAGGCGCTGCAATGGGCTGCTCGACTCGCCAGCAGCTGCCGTTGCGCGCAGGAGGTCCGGGAGATCGGGTACGACCCGGAATCCTGAGAGCGGGCCGAGTGGCGGCGCCTACGCGGATTACCGATGACTGCGGCGAAGCCGTTGCACATCGCGGCACATCGCGGCACATCGCGGCTCGCCTGGCTAGGTCATTCTCGGCTGAGTGGCGGTGATAACTGCAGGCCAGCGTGAGGTTGTCGAGGTCGGTGGCCCTGGCTATTGCCTGGTGATGCGGTGGTTGCGTCTGGGTGTTCGGGTGGGGTCGATCCAGGCTGGTGGGATCCAGTGGGGTTGGCCGTCGGTGAGTTGGCAGGTCCAGCCGGCGCGGTCGAACTCGCGGTGGTGGTAGCCGCAGAGCAGGGTGAGGTTGTCGAGGTCGGTTGGGCCGCCGTCGGCCCAGGCGGTGATGTGGTGGCGCTGGCACCATTCGGGTGGCTTGTCGCATCCGGGGAAGGTGCAGCCGCCGTCCCTGGCGATCAGGGCCAGGGTCTGGCCGCGGGTGGCGATGCGTTTGGTGCGCCGGTGGGCCAGCACCGCGCCGGTGGAGTCGGTCAGCAGCAGGTTGATCGCGGCTTCATCGGCCAGTGCGAGTGCCTGGCTCACGCCCAGCTGTTGGCCGAAGCTTGTCTGTGCGAGTCCTTGGCGGCTGGCGAGTTGGTCGGCGGTCAGGGTGATGATGACCTGCGCCGGCGCGCCGGACTCGGGCAGCTCATTGCGCCGAACGACGACGCCGGCCAGGTCCTGCAGGGCGTCGTGCATCCGCTGGGGCTGGCTGCGCGGGTCAGGGCCGGCCTCACCGGTAGGCTGCGGCGCCGAGCGCGGGGTGAGGGTGGCTAGCAGCAGCGCGCCGCAGCGTGCCGTCAGCCGCCCGCGGGCGGTGTAGCTGCCGTCGCTCTCGGGATGCAGGGTGAACCCGCGGCGGCGGCGCTGCTCCGCCTCGGAGGCCAGGGTGCCGTCGGGGTGGAGATGGGCCAGGATTCGCCTGCCCACCGCGGCCACTTCGCGGGGTCGCAGGGTGGTCGCCGCTTCGACGAGGTGCTTCTCGGCCAGTGACTGGTCTTCGGCGCTGACCGTGCTCGGCAGGTCGCTCAGGGCGGCGAGGACGGTCGTGGTGTGCTCGGTCGAGATCGAGCCGTCGGCCTGGGCGGCGGCCAGCGCCGGACGCAGCGCGGGCTGCGGCTGACCGGTCGGGGTGTGGCGCGGGCCGCAGGCGCGGGCGGCTCGAACCCGGTCTTTCGCCTCGTGCGGTGACAGCCGCAGCAACCCCTGCAGCACAGCCGACGTGCTGGCCATCACCAACTGACCGGCCAGCCCGCGCCGGTCCAGCTCGCCGACCAACGCGTGGTCAACGACCGCCAACCGCCGCCGCAACACCTCCAGCTCGCGCAGCTCGGACAGCACGTCGGCATCAGACAGCCGGATCAGCCAGTTAGCGATCGAGTCGAGATATGCCTGCGCAGCACTAGCCAAGTCGGCCAAGCCGGCCGAGACGCCTCCGTTGTGCAGCGGTTCCATACATCAGACACTAGGCCCGGGGTACGACAGAACCAGCTCAGTGACAGCACTTATCCACAGGCTGGGCGAATCGAAAAGTACCTGCTGACGTCCGCAATCCCGGGCCACCGTC
The Jatrophihabitans sp. DNA segment above includes these coding regions:
- a CDS encoding class I SAM-dependent methyltransferase — encoded protein: MPSELSPRLAAVVDALPLTPQSRVLEIGCGSGAAARAIARRLDSGHILAIDRSAKAVAQARAGSVSEIASGRMTVRHSAVESFVLEPEDLPFDIVFAVRVGALDGRHPAAGRQAMSRIRTALAPGGRVFIDSGRTFHELDVTDREWSVR
- a CDS encoding sigma-70 family RNA polymerase sigma factor; its protein translation is MRTTMVRNKDVPVRLSPVDDADSAVAALFGSHRLAMVRLALLLVDDLETSEDVVQEAFASLHRRWPSLADREAAVGYLRSCVLNGSRSVLRRRRTVRRNPQPEAGTLTVEAADGRLMLAEEHREVIAALQRLPRRQREVIVLRYWSELTEAQVAATLGISLGAVKSNAFHGRQAIAAALGGAE
- a CDS encoding sensor domain-containing diguanylate cyclase: MSGFRISGAREQVELLRLTALHDLDVLDQPRTPELDGLARLAAFVCGTPTAMVNLIDAARQFPAAAYGFEPVESSRLDSMCNTSIQCLDVSYTADAAVDPRWSDNPFVTGVLDRVRLYAAAPLILGGGEVIGTVCAFSGRPQELTRLQLERLRDVADQAVLVLQLREDAARLGHAATRDHLTGLPNRALFSEALTLAMAKHQRGLATPSVIFLDIDRFKAVNDTYGHAVGDELLRAVAQRLLATVRASDLLARLSGDELVVLSEGASGDVDGAQFLVRRLQQAFAEPFQLSCGELWISASVGAATAIAGESPAEVLARADAAMYEYKHLRNARLR
- a CDS encoding YciI family protein, with the translated sequence MQRYLISFDDGSMDHIPDEDLPEVGERTRAVVQEAKDAGVWIFGAGVERQRATIVAIDGTATDGPDPRTKAGIGGFSIIEVPSREEALQWAARLASSCRCAQEVREIGYDPES
- a CDS encoding AMP-binding protein translates to MSYAQDYRLSLEDPDRFWAQAATAINWIHKPSVVLDPTGAPFSRWFPDATLNTCYNALDRHVVAGRGEQPALVYDSPVTDTLKEFSYTELTELSAKFAGVLRALGVDQGDRVLIYLPMVPEAVIAMLGCARIGAVHSVVFGGFAANELSARIDDARPKVIVSASCGIEPSRLVEYKPLLDRALELSSHQPESCLILQRPQLQASMTERDLDWRELMRSQLIAPAECVELKATDPLYILYTSGTTGRPKGIVRDNGGHAVALRWSMANIYDVGPGEVMLTASDVGWVVGHSYIVYAPLLTGATTVLYEGKPVGTPDAGAFWRLVADYRVKALFTSPTAIRAVKREDPDGELTAGYDLSSLRTLFLAGERLDPATYEWASARLGIAVVDHWWQTETGWPIAANLRGLEPMPIKPGSPTVPVPGYDVRILGADRRQLGAGEEGAICLKLPLPPGVSQQVWGDDQRYLESYLSAFEGYYLTGDGGYLDSDGYLFVLGRTDDVMNVAGHRLSSGQLEAALAEHPAVAECAVIGVEDALKGQVPRALVVTKSGWSGSPEQLAAELSARVREVVGPIASLSRVDVVAGLPKTRSGKILRATMRQLADGGEPVVPSTIEDIAVLDRLRTVLRPE
- a CDS encoding Na+/H+ antiporter, producing the protein MDQLALIAAVLFATAVFIPLSTKINVPWPVLVTLFGIVLAAIPQVPQVYVDPDLILPLVLPPLLYAAARKTSWRFWAANARPILLLAVALVMVTTAAVAYVASAVVPGISLAGAVALGALVSPPDPVAATAIAAKLNLPRRLVSMLEGEGLFNDVAALVLYQVAIAAVVGGSLTPGQAATRLLLAAGLAVVVGFGFGWGFTRLIALLGSADPRPQVLLSVLAPTATYVMAEELHGSGVLAVLIYTLYSVSRPVDAADAHGRLTTDTFWSMTQTLVTGIAFGLVGLEFQTAFEAIGARWTSLVGETVAVVGVVVVVRLLYLLPSVLLAKRFYQRLQAGALDDALSGRSASRRLQRQRDTDVPIGWRETVVVWWAGMRGVATVALALAIPTVTDDGTPFPARDRILFIAFSVVLVTLVLQGLTLPTVVKLLGVRPSARDNDEAEAVLAERAAHAAAEALNRLQDERDFGVEVWDRLNAFPTDLLVRLNAQLSSDSQHTSRTGKASDRADFLIGLRQMLSAAREELLTARSERGVDPLLIDQLVRRLDLYSLPALPATERDLTGQPDSTQ
- the tenA gene encoding thiaminase II, which encodes MWSEAEPIYAAILEHPFLTGLTAASLPPDRFAYYVAQDAHYLRDYARTLAVLAAKAPTHAAAGMFARHAAGTVDVELELHSTLLPQLGLDPAELDQIPVSPTTLSYTSYLLATVHGGSFAEGLAAVLPCYWIYARVGAALLEQGSSDPRYQRWIDTYAGEEFTATVAEVLAFADAIGEGLSADEDRRAGKHFTVTARYEWMFWDAAWRAEQWPDLKEQGSDLKGHGSDLKGQGSDLKEPGTESMGQW
- a CDS encoding DUF222 domain-containing protein, which codes for MEPLHNGGVSAGLADLASAAQAYLDSIANWLIRLSDADVLSELRELEVLRRRLAVVDHALVGELDRRGLAGQLVMASTSAVLQGLLRLSPHEAKDRVRAARACGPRHTPTGQPQPALRPALAAAQADGSISTEHTTTVLAALSDLPSTVSAEDQSLAEKHLVEAATTLRPREVAAVGRRILAHLHPDGTLASEAEQRRRRGFTLHPESDGSYTARGRLTARCGALLLATLTPRSAPQPTGEAGPDPRSQPQRMHDALQDLAGVVVRRNELPESGAPAQVIITLTADQLASRQGLAQTSFGQQLGVSQALALADEAAINLLLTDSTGAVLAHRRTKRIATRGQTLALIARDGGCTFPGCDKPPEWCQRHHITAWADGGPTDLDNLTLLCGYHHREFDRAGWTCQLTDGQPHWIPPAWIDPTRTPRRNHRITRQ